In Carya illinoinensis cultivar Pawnee chromosome 6, C.illinoinensisPawnee_v1, whole genome shotgun sequence, a single genomic region encodes these proteins:
- the LOC122312560 gene encoding uncharacterized protein LOC122312560 → MDQIQDSTTDDVESSMPTQSGTALPPLAPNVSGRHRSMVWDHFTRIPNGDPSKPRAKCNYCTASYACDTKTNGTKSMKYHIEKQCKKCPFNRTDKSQTTLAWKRDGGSGSGELVSIAFSVDACRQSLAEMIILDELPFRFVEGEGFKKFMLTVCPK, encoded by the coding sequence ATGGACCAGATTCAAGACTCTACTACAGATGATGTAGAGTCAAGTATGCCTACCCAAAGTGGTACAGCCCTACCTCCACTTGCACCCAATGTAAGTGGCAGACAtaggtcaatggtttgggatcaTTTTACTAGAATACCAAACGGTGATCCAAGTAAACCTAGggctaaatgtaattattgtactgcttcgtatgcatgtgatacGAAGACCAACGGTACAAAGTCCATGAAATATCATATTGAAAAACAATGTAAGAAATGTCCTTTTAATAGGACGGATAAGTCTCAAACTACCCTAGCTTGGAAGAGGGATGGAGGAAGTGGTAGTGGAGAACTTGTGTCTATAGCATTCAGTGTTGATGCTTGTAGACAAAGCTTAGCAGAGATGATAATTCTTGATGAGCTACCCTTTAGGTTTGTTGAGGGAGAGGGTTTCAAGAAGTTTATGCTTACTGTTTGCCCTAAGTGA